Proteins encoded within one genomic window of Burkholderiales bacterium:
- a CDS encoding cation:proton antiporter, translating into MSLIAQIAIFLGAAVVVVPLFNRLGMGSVLGYLAAGVLIGPWGFGAISEVTAIYHFSEFGVVLLLFIIGLELQPSRLWVLRRSVFGLGTAQVLVTGAALALAVWSLGIEIKAAAVAGLGLALSSTAFVLQILAEKNQLTARHGRDSFAILLFQDLAVIPMLALLPLLGAGLGEAGLAAEVASPSAWLGVGKALAAIAVIIVGGRLLLRPVFKAVAMSRGQDIFTAAALLVVIATALLMQAVGLSMALGAFLAGMLLADSEYRHEIEANTEPFKGLLLGLFFIAVGMSANIGLIGAQPLQVIGLAIALMSIKFVVLFAIGKFGGASTRSASNLGVALAQGGEFAFVLFGVAASYRIMSQDLSELLVVVVTLSMAATPILFALNERIVQPLFTRKQTGEEQYDRIDEDENKVIIAGFGRFGQIVARVLRIHKIAFTAMEINPSQVDFVRRFGNKIYYGDASRLDLLRAAHAGQASIFVLAIDDIEASLRTAETVRRHFPKLAVYARARNRYHAYKLMDLGVTIVSRETFLSSLDLARQVLLGLGVGANEASRGVATFREHDEALLLRQHAIYTDEAALIQSAKQATQELESLFESDAAHKPAVEKTAAGGLV; encoded by the coding sequence ATGAGCCTGATCGCACAAATCGCGATTTTCCTCGGCGCCGCGGTCGTGGTCGTGCCGCTCTTCAATCGGCTCGGTATGGGATCGGTGCTGGGCTATCTGGCCGCCGGCGTGCTGATCGGGCCCTGGGGTTTCGGCGCGATCAGCGAAGTCACGGCGATCTACCATTTTTCCGAGTTCGGCGTCGTGCTGCTGCTGTTCATTATCGGCCTCGAATTGCAGCCGTCGCGGCTCTGGGTGCTGCGCCGTTCCGTGTTCGGGCTGGGGACGGCGCAGGTGCTGGTGACCGGCGCCGCGCTTGCACTGGCCGTCTGGTCTCTGGGTATCGAGATCAAGGCCGCGGCGGTTGCCGGGCTCGGCTTGGCGTTGTCGTCGACCGCGTTCGTGCTGCAAATACTCGCCGAGAAAAACCAGTTGACCGCGCGCCACGGCCGCGATTCGTTCGCGATTCTGTTGTTTCAGGATCTCGCGGTCATTCCGATGCTGGCGTTGCTGCCGCTGCTCGGCGCCGGGCTCGGCGAAGCCGGATTGGCCGCCGAGGTAGCGTCGCCAAGCGCATGGCTAGGCGTCGGCAAAGCACTCGCGGCGATTGCCGTGATCATCGTTGGCGGCAGGCTGCTGCTGCGCCCGGTCTTCAAGGCGGTCGCGATGAGCCGCGGCCAGGACATTTTTACCGCCGCGGCGCTGCTCGTGGTCATTGCGACCGCGCTCTTGATGCAGGCGGTCGGGTTATCGATGGCGTTGGGCGCGTTTCTCGCCGGTATGCTGCTGGCCGATTCCGAATATCGGCACGAAATCGAAGCCAATACCGAGCCGTTTAAAGGGTTGCTGCTCGGCCTGTTTTTTATCGCGGTCGGCATGTCGGCGAATATCGGTTTGATCGGCGCGCAACCTTTGCAGGTGATCGGTCTCGCGATCGCGCTCATGAGCATCAAATTCGTCGTGCTGTTCGCGATCGGAAAATTCGGCGGCGCAAGCACCCGCAGCGCCAGCAATCTGGGCGTCGCACTCGCGCAGGGCGGCGAATTCGCTTTCGTGCTGTTCGGCGTCGCCGCCAGCTATCGGATCATGAGCCAGGATTTGAGCGAGCTCTTGGTCGTCGTCGTCACCTTGTCGATGGCCGCGACACCGATCCTGTTCGCGTTGAACGAACGAATTGTGCAACCCTTGTTTACCCGAAAACAAACCGGCGAGGAACAGTACGACCGCATCGATGAAGACGAAAACAAGGTCATCATCGCCGGTTTCGGCCGCTTCGGCCAGATCGTCGCGCGCGTGCTGCGTATCCATAAAATCGCCTTCACGGCGATGGAAATCAATCCGTCGCAGGTCGATTTCGTGCGCCGCTTCGGCAACAAAATCTACTATGGCGACGCCTCGCGGCTCGATCTCCTGCGCGCCGCGCATGCCGGCCAGGCCTCAATATTCGTGCTCGCCATCGACGACATCGAAGCCTCGCTGCGGACTGCCGAAACCGTGCGCCGGCATTTTCCGAAACTCGCTGTCTATGCGCGCGCCCGCAATCGTTATCACGCTTACAAGCTAATGGATCTGGGTGTGACCATCGTCAGCCGCGAAACCTTTCTCTCGAGCCTCGATCTTGCCCGCCAGGTGCTGCTTGGCCTCGGTGTCGGCGCAAACGAAGCGAGCCGCGGGGTCGCTACCTTCCGCGAGCACGATGAAGCGCTGCTTCTGCGCCAGCATGCGATTTACACGGATGAGGCGGCGCTGATCCAGTCGGCGAAGCAGGCCACGCAGGAGCTGGAAAGCCTGTTCGAGTCCGATGCGGCGCACAAGCCGGCTGTCGAAAAAACCGCTGCAGGCGGACTGGTCTAA
- a CDS encoding class II fumarate hydratase: MGEFRAENDSMGVMQVPVWALWGASTQRAIENFAVSGRAVPLELIHAYGLLKAACAKANRTLGKLDEARANAIIDGAGEIARGELDRHFVIDVFQTGSGTSTNTNVNEVIANRASQKAGLAIGSKTPLHPNDHVNLGQSSNDTFPAALHIAAALALSTQLVPALQKLRQELTRLARDTDGIVKIGRTHYMDATPIRAGQVFSGYAAQAENAIARANRAIDVLRELPIGGTAVGTGLNTHAEFGASVCEELTRATAVHFYEARNHFEAQAARDGVVEASGSLKTIAVSLSKIANDIRVLGSGPRCGIFELSLPATQPGSSIMPGKVNPVMCESVIQVAARVIGNDSAITYGGFGGVGSILELNVAMPLLADALLESIRLLGNVSVLFVDKLLAGLQVNRERCEALIEQSLMMVTSLAPALGYERAARLAQQAFAEGRTIRELAREQCLLDDDTLDALLDPRAMTEPGGGDDSTGDSTGV, encoded by the coding sequence ATGGGTGAATTCCGCGCAGAAAACGATTCGATGGGCGTCATGCAGGTTCCCGTCTGGGCGCTGTGGGGCGCCAGCACCCAGCGCGCTATCGAAAACTTTGCAGTCAGCGGGCGCGCTGTGCCGCTCGAGCTGATCCACGCCTATGGCCTCTTGAAAGCTGCCTGCGCGAAGGCGAACCGGACGCTCGGCAAACTCGATGAAGCGCGAGCAAACGCGATCATCGATGGCGCAGGCGAAATCGCCCGCGGCGAACTCGACCGTCATTTCGTCATCGACGTGTTTCAAACCGGATCGGGCACCAGCACCAACACCAACGTCAACGAGGTCATCGCCAATCGCGCCAGCCAGAAAGCCGGCCTCGCCATCGGTTCGAAAACGCCTTTGCACCCGAACGATCACGTCAATCTCGGCCAATCGAGCAACGACACGTTTCCGGCCGCGCTGCACATCGCGGCAGCGCTGGCGTTGTCCACGCAGCTGGTTCCGGCACTGCAAAAATTGCGGCAAGAGCTGACCCGACTCGCGCGCGACACTGACGGCATCGTCAAGATCGGCCGCACGCATTATATGGATGCGACGCCGATCCGCGCGGGCCAGGTGTTTTCCGGATATGCCGCGCAGGCGGAAAACGCGATAGCGCGCGCCAATCGCGCGATCGATGTATTGCGCGAACTGCCGATCGGCGGCACCGCGGTCGGAACCGGGCTGAATACGCATGCCGAATTCGGCGCGAGCGTCTGCGAGGAACTGACGCGCGCAACGGCAGTCCACTTTTACGAGGCGCGCAATCACTTCGAAGCGCAGGCGGCGCGGGACGGTGTGGTCGAGGCTTCGGGCAGCCTGAAGACGATCGCCGTGAGCCTGTCGAAAATCGCCAACGACATCCGCGTCCTCGGCAGCGGGCCGCGCTGCGGCATCTTCGAGCTGAGTTTGCCGGCGACCCAGCCCGGCAGTTCGATCATGCCCGGCAAGGTCAATCCGGTCATGTGCGAATCGGTTATCCAGGTCGCGGCGCGTGTGATCGGCAATGACAGCGCAATAACCTATGGAGGCTTCGGCGGCGTCGGCTCGATACTCGAACTGAATGTCGCCATGCCGCTTTTGGCCGACGCGCTGCTCGAATCGATACGCCTGCTCGGCAACGTCTCCGTCCTCTTCGTCGACAAGCTGCTGGCCGGACTGCAGGTGAATCGGGAAAGATGCGAAGCGCTGATCGAGCAATCGCTGATGATGGTCACGAGCCTGGCGCCCGCGCTGGGCTACGAGCGCGCGGCGAGGCTTGCCCAGCAAGCGTTCGCGGAAGGCCGAACCATACGCGAGCTCGCACGCGAACAATGCCTGCTCGATGACGACACGCTCGATGCCTTGCTCGATCCGCGTGCTATGACAGAACCCGGCGGCGGTGACGATTCCACCGGCGATTCCACAGGCGTTTAG
- a CDS encoding SDR family oxidoreductase → MIKKIAVVTGANRGIGLEICRQLAGKGLHVLLTSRDRAKGEAACASLGDQNVRFAELDVADAASIERFAEFLSDEYGAADVLVNNAGVMLDAKGARVLTSPVDVFKRTMDVNVFGPLLLCQALVPLMRKRDYGRVVNLSSGMGQLADMQDGTPAYRMSKTALNALTRMLAAASRDANILVNAMCPGWIKTDMGGPGATLSVAEGADTAVWLATLPDDGPRGGLFRSRQPIPW, encoded by the coding sequence ATGATCAAGAAAATCGCAGTCGTCACCGGCGCCAACCGTGGCATCGGTCTGGAGATTTGCCGTCAACTCGCCGGGAAAGGGCTGCACGTCCTGTTGACCAGCCGCGATCGCGCCAAAGGCGAAGCCGCTTGCGCCAGCCTCGGCGATCAAAACGTGCGCTTTGCCGAGCTCGATGTCGCCGATGCCGCAAGCATAGAGCGTTTTGCGGAATTCCTGAGCGACGAATACGGCGCAGCCGATGTGCTCGTCAACAACGCCGGCGTCATGCTCGATGCGAAAGGCGCGCGCGTGCTGACTTCGCCGGTCGATGTTTTCAAACGGACCATGGATGTCAATGTCTTTGGTCCCTTGCTGTTGTGCCAGGCGCTGGTTCCGCTGATGCGCAAACGCGATTACGGGCGCGTCGTCAATCTGTCGAGCGGCATGGGGCAACTCGCCGATATGCAGGATGGCACGCCGGCTTACCGCATGTCGAAAACTGCGCTGAACGCGCTGACGCGAATGCTGGCGGCCGCTTCGCGCGATGCCAATATTCTCGTCAACGCGATGTGTCCGGGCTGGATCAAGACTGATATGGGCGGGCCGGGCGCGACGCTTTCGGTCGCGGAAGGCGCCGATACCGCGGTCTGGCTCGCGACCTTGCCCGACGATGGTCCGCGCGGCGGACTGTTTCGCAGCCGCCAGCCGATTCCATGGTAG
- a CDS encoding MOSC domain-containing protein, which produces MVANAPHWPPRESALGSLMVCVAQPGVLRWIGVRPAYRAPVQIVEQADVEAERGVIGDRSAFKSGGKRQVTLIQFEHLAVIAALCGRRDAAPELLRRNFVVSGINLLALKRARFSVGAALFEGSGLCQPCSRMEDTLGRGGYNAMRGHGGITARVLAGGKINLGDQIVMIELGPRLAEDEE; this is translated from the coding sequence ATGGTAGCAAATGCGCCGCACTGGCCGCCGCGCGAGTCGGCGCTCGGATCGCTGATGGTGTGCGTCGCTCAGCCCGGCGTATTGCGCTGGATCGGTGTACGGCCAGCGTATCGCGCACCCGTGCAGATCGTCGAACAGGCCGACGTCGAAGCCGAACGCGGCGTGATCGGTGATCGCAGCGCATTCAAAAGCGGCGGCAAGCGCCAGGTAACGCTGATCCAGTTCGAACATCTCGCCGTGATCGCAGCGCTTTGCGGGCGGCGTGACGCAGCGCCCGAGCTGTTGCGACGCAATTTTGTCGTATCCGGAATCAACCTGCTGGCGCTGAAGCGCGCTCGCTTCAGCGTCGGCGCTGCGTTGTTCGAAGGCAGCGGCTTGTGTCAGCCGTGTTCGCGCATGGAAGATACGTTGGGGCGCGGCGGCTATAACGCGATGCGCGGTCACGGCGGCATCACTGCCCGAGTGCTCGCTGGCGGCAAAATCAATCTGGGCGATCAGATTGTGATGATCGAACTTGGGCCGCGCTTGGCCGAGGACGAAGAATAA